The following proteins are co-located in the Mus pahari chromosome 14, PAHARI_EIJ_v1.1, whole genome shotgun sequence genome:
- the Phospho1 gene encoding phosphoethanolamine/phosphocholine phosphatase isoform X2, with protein sequence MSGCFPAVGLRCLSRDGRMAAPGAPRFLLTFDFDETIVDENSDDSIVRAAPGQQLPESLRATYREGYYNEYMQRVFKYLGEQGVRPRDLRAVYETIPLSPGMGDLLQFIAKQGSCFEVILISDANTFGVESALRAAGHHSLFRRILSNPSGPDARGLLTLRPFHTHSCSRCPANMCKHKVLSEYLRERARDGVHFERLFYVGDGANDFCPMGLLAGGDVAFPRRGYPMHRLIQEAQKAEPSSFRAHVVPWETAADVRQHLQQVLKMC encoded by the exons ATGAGCGGGTGCTTTCCAGCTGTTGGACTACGATGCCTGTCTAGG GACGGCAGGATGGCTGCGCCGGGCGCGCCTCGCTTCCTCCTGACCTTCGACTTCGATGAGACCATCGTGGATGAGAACAGCGACGACTCGATCGTGCGTGCCGCGCCAGGCCAGCAACTTCCCGAGAGCCTGCGTGCCACCTATCGCGAGGGCTACTACAATGAGTACATGCAACGCGTCTTCAAGTACCTGGGTGAGCAGGGTGTACGTCCCCGGGACCTGCGCGCTGTCTACGAGACCATCCCCCTGTCGCCGGGCATGGGCGATTTGTTGCAGTTCATAGCCAAACAGGGCTCCTGCTTCGAGGTTATTCTCATTTCGGATGCCAACACCTTCGGTGTGGAGAGTGCCCTGCGTGCCGCTGGCCACCACAGTTTATTCCGCCGCATCCTCAGCAACCCGTCGGGGCCCGACGCGCGGGGACTGCTGACGCTGCGGCCCTTCCACACACACAGCTGCTCGCGCTGCCCGGCCAACATGTGTAAGCACAAGGTGCTCAGCGAATACCTGCGTGAGCGGGCCCGCGACGGCGTGCACTTCGAGCGCCTCTTCTACGTGGGTGATGGTGCAAATGACTTCTGCCCCATGGGGCTGCTGGCAGGCGGGGACGTGGCCTTCCCGCGCCGCGGCTACCCCATGCACCGCCTCATCCAGGAGGCACAGAAGGCTGAGCCCAGCTCCTTCCGCGCCCACGTGGTGCCCTGGGAAACAGCCGCCGATGTGCGCCAACATCTGCAACAGGTGCTGAAGATGTGTTGA
- the Abi3 gene encoding ABI gene family member 3 isoform X2, with product MAELQQLQQLQEFDIPTGREALRGNHSALLRVANYCEDNYLQATDKRKALEETMAFTTQALASVAYQVGNLAGHTLRMLDLQGAALRQVEAKMSTLGQMVNMHMEKVARREIGTLATVLRLPPSQKVIPPENLPPLTPYYRKPLNFACLDDIGHGVKDLSTQLSRTGTLSRKSIKAPATPVSATLGSAEGASGIPQSKGQVAPATPPPPPPPVTPVTPPPPPLTAEVFLPPPPLEVSQPPPEAELPLPPPPALEGDELGLLPPPPPGFGPDEPSWVPASYLEKVVTLYPYTRQKDNELSFSEGTIICVTRRYSDGWCEGVSSEGTGFFPGNYVEPSC from the exons ATGGCGGAGCTGCAGCAACTGCAGCAGCTGCAGGAGTTTGATATCCCCACGGGCCGGGAGGCACTGCGGGGCAACCACAGCGCCCTGCTACGGGTGGCCAACTACTGCGAGGATAACTACTTGCAG GCCACAGACAAGCGGAAGGCGCTAGAAGAGACGATGGCTTTCACCACCCAGGCCCTAGCCAGTGTGGCCTACCAAGTGGGTAACCTGGCCGGGCATACTCTTCGAATGCTGGATCTACAGGGTGCTGCCCTGCGGCAGGTGGAAGCCAAGATGAGCACACTGGGCCAG ATGGTAAACATGCATATGGAGAAGGTAGCCAGAAGGGAGATCGGCACTTTAGCCACTGTCCTGAGGCTGCCCCCTAGCCAGAAGGTCATCCCTCCTGAGAACCTGCCTCCCCTCACTCCCTACTACAGAAAACCCCTCAACTTCGCCTGCTTGGATGACATTGGCCACGGAGTGAAG GACTTGAGCACGCAGCTGTCACGGACTGGGACCCTGTCTCGCAAGAGCATAAAGGCGCCTGCTACACCTGTTTCCGCCACGCTGGG CAGTGCGGAAGGTGCCAGTGGGATCCCCCAGTCCAAGGGACAGGTAGCGCCTGCCACCCCGCCTCCGCCTCCTCCACCTGTAACGCCTGTAACCCCACCTCCTCCACCATTGACTGCTGAGGTCTTCTTGCCACCCCCTCCGCTGGAGGTGTCCCAGCCCCCTCCGG AAGCAGAgttgcccctgcctcctcccccagctcTAGAGGGGGATGAACTGGGGCTGCTGCCTCCGCCCCCACCAGGTTTTGGACCAGATGAGCCCAGCTGGGTCCCTGCTAGCTACTTGGAGAAAG TGGTGACACTGTACCCATACACCCGGCAGAAGGACAACGAGCTCTCCTTCTCTGAAGGCACCATCATCTGTGTCACTCGCCGCTACTCGGATGGCTGGTGTGAGGGTGTCAGCtcagagggcactggattcttTCCAGGGAACTATGTGGAGCCCAGCTGCTGA
- the Abi3 gene encoding ABI gene family member 3 isoform X1 has translation MAELQQLQQLQEFDIPTGREALRGNHSALLRVANYCEDNYLQATDKRKALEETMAFTTQALASVAYQVGNLAGHTLRMLDLQGAALRQVEAKMSTLGQMVNMHMEKVARREIGTLATVLRLPPSQKVIPPENLPPLTPYYRKPLNFACLDDIGHGVKDLSTQLSRTGTLSRKSIKAPATPVSATLGRPPRIPEPVQLPAVPDGKLSAASSASSLASAGSAEGASGIPQSKGQVAPATPPPPPPPVTPVTPPPPPLTAEVFLPPPPLEVSQPPPEAELPLPPPPALEGDELGLLPPPPPGFGPDEPSWVPASYLEKVVTLYPYTRQKDNELSFSEGTIICVTRRYSDGWCEGVSSEGTGFFPGNYVEPSC, from the exons ATGGCGGAGCTGCAGCAACTGCAGCAGCTGCAGGAGTTTGATATCCCCACGGGCCGGGAGGCACTGCGGGGCAACCACAGCGCCCTGCTACGGGTGGCCAACTACTGCGAGGATAACTACTTGCAG GCCACAGACAAGCGGAAGGCGCTAGAAGAGACGATGGCTTTCACCACCCAGGCCCTAGCCAGTGTGGCCTACCAAGTGGGTAACCTGGCCGGGCATACTCTTCGAATGCTGGATCTACAGGGTGCTGCCCTGCGGCAGGTGGAAGCCAAGATGAGCACACTGGGCCAG ATGGTAAACATGCATATGGAGAAGGTAGCCAGAAGGGAGATCGGCACTTTAGCCACTGTCCTGAGGCTGCCCCCTAGCCAGAAGGTCATCCCTCCTGAGAACCTGCCTCCCCTCACTCCCTACTACAGAAAACCCCTCAACTTCGCCTGCTTGGATGACATTGGCCACGGAGTGAAG GACTTGAGCACGCAGCTGTCACGGACTGGGACCCTGTCTCGCAAGAGCATAAAGGCGCCTGCTACACCTGTTTCCGCCACGCTGGG gagacCACCCCGGATCCCTGAGCCGGTGCAGCTCCCGGCCGTGCCAGACGGCAAGCTCTCcgctgcctcctctgcctcttccttggcCTCGGCAGG CAGTGCGGAAGGTGCCAGTGGGATCCCCCAGTCCAAGGGACAGGTAGCGCCTGCCACCCCGCCTCCGCCTCCTCCACCTGTAACGCCTGTAACCCCACCTCCTCCACCATTGACTGCTGAGGTCTTCTTGCCACCCCCTCCGCTGGAGGTGTCCCAGCCCCCTCCGG AAGCAGAgttgcccctgcctcctcccccagctcTAGAGGGGGATGAACTGGGGCTGCTGCCTCCGCCCCCACCAGGTTTTGGACCAGATGAGCCCAGCTGGGTCCCTGCTAGCTACTTGGAGAAAG TGGTGACACTGTACCCATACACCCGGCAGAAGGACAACGAGCTCTCCTTCTCTGAAGGCACCATCATCTGTGTCACTCGCCGCTACTCGGATGGCTGGTGTGAGGGTGTCAGCtcagagggcactggattcttTCCAGGGAACTATGTGGAGCCCAGCTGCTGA
- the Phospho1 gene encoding phosphoethanolamine/phosphocholine phosphatase isoform X1, with protein MCQRPWLWLANQLLPGRLPPRRLSLASSCSSSPCSQDGRMAAPGAPRFLLTFDFDETIVDENSDDSIVRAAPGQQLPESLRATYREGYYNEYMQRVFKYLGEQGVRPRDLRAVYETIPLSPGMGDLLQFIAKQGSCFEVILISDANTFGVESALRAAGHHSLFRRILSNPSGPDARGLLTLRPFHTHSCSRCPANMCKHKVLSEYLRERARDGVHFERLFYVGDGANDFCPMGLLAGGDVAFPRRGYPMHRLIQEAQKAEPSSFRAHVVPWETAADVRQHLQQVLKMC; from the coding sequence ATGTGCCAGCGACCCTGGCTGTGGCTCGCTAATCAGCTTCTCCCCGGCCGGCTCCCGCCGCGCCGCCTCTCGCttgcctcctcctgctcctcttccccctgctcccagGACGGCAGGATGGCTGCGCCGGGCGCGCCTCGCTTCCTCCTGACCTTCGACTTCGATGAGACCATCGTGGATGAGAACAGCGACGACTCGATCGTGCGTGCCGCGCCAGGCCAGCAACTTCCCGAGAGCCTGCGTGCCACCTATCGCGAGGGCTACTACAATGAGTACATGCAACGCGTCTTCAAGTACCTGGGTGAGCAGGGTGTACGTCCCCGGGACCTGCGCGCTGTCTACGAGACCATCCCCCTGTCGCCGGGCATGGGCGATTTGTTGCAGTTCATAGCCAAACAGGGCTCCTGCTTCGAGGTTATTCTCATTTCGGATGCCAACACCTTCGGTGTGGAGAGTGCCCTGCGTGCCGCTGGCCACCACAGTTTATTCCGCCGCATCCTCAGCAACCCGTCGGGGCCCGACGCGCGGGGACTGCTGACGCTGCGGCCCTTCCACACACACAGCTGCTCGCGCTGCCCGGCCAACATGTGTAAGCACAAGGTGCTCAGCGAATACCTGCGTGAGCGGGCCCGCGACGGCGTGCACTTCGAGCGCCTCTTCTACGTGGGTGATGGTGCAAATGACTTCTGCCCCATGGGGCTGCTGGCAGGCGGGGACGTGGCCTTCCCGCGCCGCGGCTACCCCATGCACCGCCTCATCCAGGAGGCACAGAAGGCTGAGCCCAGCTCCTTCCGCGCCCACGTGGTGCCCTGGGAAACAGCCGCCGATGTGCGCCAACATCTGCAACAGGTGCTGAAGATGTGTTGA
- the Gngt2 gene encoding guanine nucleotide-binding protein G(I)/G(S)/G(O) subunit gamma-T2, translated as MAQDLSEKELLRMEVEQLKKEVKNPRDPISKTGKEIKDYVEAQAGTDPLLKGIPEDKNPFKEKGTCVLS; from the exons ATGGCCCAGGATCTCAGTGAGAAGGAGCTGCTGAGGATGGAGGTGGAGCAGCTGAAGAAGGAAGTGAAGAACCCACGTGATCCG ATTTCTAAGACAGGAAAGGAAATCAAGGATTATGTAGAGGCCCAAGCAGGGACCGACCCTCTTCTCAAAGGCATCCCAGAAGACAAGAATCCCTTCAAGGAGAAAGGCACTTGTGTGCTAAGCTGA
- the LOC110331850 gene encoding uncharacterized protein LOC110331850: MPGSQSRSRGGRCGSRSTRAHRSPRTSQAPSQSPRRRRTSKGRAAREPRLRAVPEAARAAVRLGGRDGWSVARPVRGAWVRGTLCVRVGTCVSQCHTARLPPGSAPGICSQPFHRPASLRVAGQPGDRPAKQPSLHVRRARPLPFQEESRHPAESSELCPQITGYSGLPMEELSQSSTA; the protein is encoded by the coding sequence ATGCCGGGGAGCCAGAGCCGGAGCCGCGGCGGGCGCTGCGGCAGCCGCAGCACCCGGGCCCACCGCAGTCCCCGCACGTCACAAGCGCCCAGCCAATCACCGCGGCGCCGGCGCACATCAAAGGGGCGGGCTGCCCGCGAGCCACGCCTCCGGGCTGTCCCGGAGGCCGCGCGAGCGGCCGTGAGACTGGGCGGGCGGGACGGGTGGAGCGTGGCGCGTCCCGTCCGAGGAGCGTGGGTGCGGGGCACCCTCTGCGTGCGCGTGGGCACGTGCGTGAGTCAGTGTCACACTGCCCGCCTCCCGCCGGGCTCGGCGCCAGGAATCTGCAGTCAGCCCTTCCACCGCCCGGCTTCCCTCCGTGTCGCGGGACAGCCGGGTGACCGGCCCGCCAAGCAGCCCTCCCTCCACGTGCGCCGAGCTCGCCCTCTGCCCTTCCAGGAGGAGTCGCGGCATCCTGCCGAGTCCTCGGAACTCTGTCCCCAAATTACCGGGTACTCGGGCTTGCCGATGGAAGAACTCTCCCAATCCAGCACCGCCTAA